The sequence TCAAACTTCAACATTATTGGTAGAAgggaaaattttagaaaaatccCAGTCCCTTTGAATGATGATGACTTCTGTCCTTTTTACGCCAGAAGCGTTTTCTTCATCCATGAAAAAGAGAACTacataaacaaattttataGTCTTGTTAAAGTTTCCAGTGTTTTACTTGGATTAGAGGAAAACATGGACTTTGTGCTGTATTATTTCACCAAAAGGATACCCGTACTTGCAATCTTTGCATATGATATGtgtttttcttacacttttgatCGATCAACCAAAGCATGACACAAACTACTGAACAAGCctcacataaaatccaacttCTCCCCTTTGGTATATCACTTGTAGGTTTGTATTTCGGTGCAACATATGTTTTACTTAGAGATGAATGTCGAATATCGATGAATATTTTTGCCTGATCATAGCAGGGTTGTTAGAGACCGGCAACCAACAACAGCAGAAATTTTCATAATAGCCTACAACTTCTGTTTTCACGTTAAACATAAAAAGTACGAGTTTATCAATAAAAGTGCAGCTATAAAACATAATCATGTCTGATACATTGGAGAGTTTGTTTGGAACTTGGACAACTATATTGATGTTTACAATTTATTGAAGAAATACTGAAATTAATTAGAATAAACCTACTTGATGCGGTAAAACCAAATAAACATAAAGACAGAGGCCAGAAACTTGACGCAGTTACATCTACCTTGACGAAAGCATCAATAATTACAACAAGGTGCATAACATTTATAGCAATAGTAATGAGGCATTCCAAAACATCATGTAACTTCCAGTGAGTATGATACTTGGTTTAAGACCAATGAACACATCCAGGAGCAACATTAATTATGCAGAAATGTGAACTTACAGGTAAACTAGAAACTCCGTACTGGATGGATGTTGCCAAATTTGGGTGCTCTACCGAGATTTGGACTGAAGGTAGTGTTTCAGCAGGAGGCGTAACTGGTGATGGATTCACTTCCATGATTCTCGGAAAGTAAAACCTGCAAATATGTTAAGGTATAGCTGGTGCATGAGAAAGTACAAATAAAGGATAACAGGGGCAACAAAAAGAAGAGACAGACCCCTCTAGGGCACCGATTTCTTGCAAGTAATGTTCAGCATCCAAAGCTGCCGTGCACCCTACAAAAGCATGCCccaaaagaaagaacaaaaagaacGTTAAGCCATATGTTATCtcaagagaaaagaagagtcaAAACACAGTTTGTTGCACCCGAAGACCAAAGTGATAAACGAAGCAAAAGCACATGGATATAATAATCACAAATACCAAAGTCACGTGCGTCAAAGATGTTAAGGTTACCGATACGAGTATGCCAAGGATGCTGAAACAAGTagcaagaaaatatttttagagaAAAACGCCAGAGACAcaatcaaaaaaataacaatctaGGCACCAAAGGCAAAGGTACCAACGTCACAGAGCACACCCAACAGACATCAAATTATCTCACAAGGTTCTCACTTCTCCATATGTACACTTCATCCAAAAAGCATCATGTCTTTCACAAGCACATAAGCATAATGTACAATGCAATGCCGAATGGAAAAGGCAATAGATCATTGTTCAAGAACGTAAACCTAAACTTGGTAGGATCCTTGAGCCACATTCCTGTAAATTAGTAACCAGAAGAAGAATAAAACGATCAGGTTAAAAAGGACTGTGGAGTACTAACTTAGGTAgcggaaataaaaaaaatgtcaggAAAGTCTAGATGTCAAAATTAGGAATTTTATAACTCACGCAGTAAGTAAAACAATAAATGGTTAAGTTTGATACTCACTGTTGGTCGTTGATACTTGGCTAACCAGCTCCTAGTCCAATTTCTGAGCAACTAGACCCTTCTTAAATAACAGGTGCTGGGAGGATTAGTTATATGGATTACAATCCAGCATACTATCAACCTCAAAAGAGCCAGGCAAACTGCACTGAGTAACTGTTGGTGGGTGAGAAGCGTTGGTTGTTGAAGTGTTCCTCCAACTTTATGGAGTCATTTCTGGCTGCAGAGGACCAAAGAACAAAGGCGGCAAGAATAGCAATAGCTTAGATATACAACACCACAATAGAAGTGCTTCACCGATTTTATCGaccataattttattatttatatgacTGAAAGTCAATGGCAGAGAAGTATCAATGAGATATAATTGCATAAACGTTCAGAAACACTTAAAAGCATTTTAACTGGCAGCAAGTAGAGTGCTTGAAACATAATGTTGATTGTGGCTGGCCTCCTATAGGTATAACGGGAGAAGGAGAAAAGTTCTTTTGACAAAACAGGAGTGGCCTGATAGTTTTGTTAACTAAGTATACTTGGAAGGTGACACTGAACATGGAGGCAGTGGAGATTGTTATGTGATACAGTCGCAGATGTTGATAAAGCCCATGCATTCCTTGATGGAGAAAAGGTGGATGTAGTGGAAGAACTGGAAGTTGGTTTTAAAGGTGAAAACGGTCTTGAATGGAACCATGGAGAAAGGAGANTAGAAAGGAGAAAAGTCTGAGGCACTAGATTCAACTCTACTTCAAGTGCAAAAGAGTTTATCAATAATGTATTGGGGGAAATATATGGAAAATGAACTGTTATGACTTCGGAAATGGGTAGATGCAGTTGCTGtagaatttttcattttattatgtcaAGCCCTGTTCTTTCCACTGCAAATGTATTTAAAATGAGGATAAAAAGGTTGATCAACAGTTGATTGGTTAAATACAAGTGATATGAAAGGCCTAGTGTTGTCGATGACACTCCCTGTGTATTGGAAACACTAAATGAACACTAACCTTTCTGACCTGCCAATTCACCCACCATGAAGTATAAAAAGTGTTAATTGAATGCAAGGTAGATTTCTTTGATATTTTTACAGACAAGAAATCAAGTTACGGACACCTTTATTACCTAACTGTAGTCCTCAAACCTCAACTCCCTCTGGCTTTTTTCTTGATAAGACTGCATTCCACtaatggatatatatatatatatatatatatatatatatatatatacttgtccACCTCCGCTCTTGTGCAATCTATCTCTGGAGTTGCAATAAATAACGCTGTTCTACTTCCTTTCAGATTAATACTAAATGCGGACTTCCCAAGACTAGAGCTCTTGAGCAGAGGGTGTTGTACTTTCTTTTCCTAGTTTGCAAATTTGATCAAGATTGAACACTTAAGATATCCAAAAATATGAAGTAGGAATAAATAGTACTTAGTAGTATTTAATAAAAGCTCAACAAGGATTTCAGATAAATATAGAACATATAGATTATAGAAAGATTCTACTTCATATATGATGTTATTCTACTTCCTTTCTGATTAATCTCAAATGCTGACTTTCCAAAATCAGAGCTCTTGAGAAAAGGTGTACTTTCTTTTCCTTGTTCACATATTTGATCAAGATTGAACACTTAAGATAACAAATTCTTGTTATCAAGAACCGCTTCCAGGTctcaatctttttttctttttcttttctcatagTAGTGTTTATNCGGACACCTTTATTACCTAACTGTAGTCCTCAAACCTCAACTCCCTCTGGCTTTTTTTTTGATAAGACTGCATTCCACTAATGGATTGAACTTGTCCACCTCCGGTCTTGTGCAATCTATCTCTGGAGTTGCAATAAATAATGCTGTTCTACTTCCTTTCAGATTAACACTAAATGCGGACTTCCCAAGACTAGAGCTCTTGAGCAGAGGGTGTTGTACTTTCTTTTCCTAGTTTGCAAATTTGATCAAGATTGAACACTTAAGATATCCAAAAATATGAAGTAGGAATAAATAGTACTTAGTAGTATTTAATAAAAGCTCAACAAGGATTTCAGATAAATATAGAACATATAGATTATAGAAGAGAACAAATTAAGAATACCTTTATCACCTAACTGGTAGTCCTAAAACCTCAAGTCATGCTGGCTTTTATCTTTACAAGCCTGCATTATATTCCACAAATGAATTGAATTTTTCCATCACCGGGTCCTGTGATATCATTCTCTAGAGTTGCAATATATGATGTTATTCTACTTCCTTTCTGATTAATGTCAAATGCTGACTTTCCAAAATCAGAGCTCTTGAGAAAAGGTGTACTTTCTTTTCCTGGTTCGCATATTTGATCAAGATTGAACACTTAAGATATCAAAAAATATGAAGTAGGAATAAATAGCACCTAGTGGTATTTAGTAAAAGCTCTACTTTCATGAAATTGGCAGTATTAAGTGTAGCATCTATAAATGTCAATCCTCACCTTGACCACATCCCTATTTCCCATGCAATAGCCTATGTGGCCTTTCTTCTGAGACATAATTAAGTTTTGAAGAAAGTTGAAGAATGTATTGTTATAGTATATGAAAACAAATTCTTGTTATCAAGAACCGCTTCCAGGTctcaatctttttttctttttcttttctcatagTAGTGTTTATCTACGTTATGCCACTTCTCTTGGACTCATAGTAATGTTAATCTACAAATTCTTGCTATCAAGAACCTGATTTCAGCTAAATTGTTTCATATGCTTATGTAGTAATGTAGACTATGTGTACTAATTAATACCAAGAACGATCATTCGCACATTCAGTTTTCTGGATTCAATAAAGAGAAATTGCAAgtaaatcaaaagaaaacttaCAAAAGAAACCATAGGACAATGCATCAAAAGCCCTAAAGAATATCGACGACAGACACAGAAGAAGAAGAGCCCTTTgatatatatagagagtgaAGCATAAGAAAATACGCAGATATTAAACCGAAAGCGCGTTGCTGGCTATTTAAGCTAATATCTTTAAAAACACGTTTTTTTCCTCAATTATatttacttaaaataattaagaaactaGATACAAAAGTACAcgcatattatttttatttttatttttatttatacaacaCAAACAAGATTAGGAAAGTatactaaatttttaaataattttttatcgttaattatttatatcatatttttcaaagtattttTCTAGGAATATATGTGTACATGTGATATTTAgataattcatcaatttttaaatatatttatttaaatattttaattattgtaatttatgatattcttagttaatataatttttaaataataaatattattacccttctcttaaatttatgtgacataggtgaaactttgaaagataatcaaattttttatatatttgtctaaataatttaaattgttaattattgtgatttatggTATTCTTagttaatataattttcaaataatatatattactagCCCTCTCttaaatttatgtgacataGGTAAATCTTTGAAagataatcaattttttaaatagtttaactCGTTAATTATTGCGATTTATAGTAatctttttacataatttttaaataagatatGTTAGTTCCTCAATCCCAATTTATTTTGCATAGGTGAAATTTTGAGAGtagattaaatttttataagtaatttctaAAGGACCACTTGTGATCATTATTTTctctgaaaaataaaatattgctCAAAGAAAGTGACTCATAGTCCTTTTCCAGTATTATCTTAATACACAAACTGTATTTGTGTAACacaatatactaaaaataaataaataaatctactACATGGAAAATAGAAAAAGTTTGAGGGAAAGGACAAATTGATAAGTTGACCGACTGCGCTCTTTTTTAACCATGTTTTGCTTGCTATCTAAGCTAATATCCTTTTCATTTTACTgtttaagttaatatttttctcatatatgattaattttcactcattttctcatttttctgAAATTAGAATATATCAGAAAATTTCTTTATTCAGAATGTGCATTTCTTCGCTGCAAAATTTCAAGGCCTAATTTCTAAAATAGTAATCatttaataaaagtaaaataataataatagtaatttttctattcatttggttaaatttttaaaatcattgaGAAAAAAAGCTTGTTATGTTTCgccaataaattttaaaagcattttaaattaagtaataattagtgtttgatcaatttttttacaAGTGTTTTAACtgtttttaaaactatttatcaaaaaatattgtAGAAAAAAGCTAACTATTTTAgcttttggaaaaaaaaatttaccacttctttttttcaaaaagtttgaTTCAACACctcacttt comes from Solanum pennellii chromosome 1, SPENNV200 and encodes:
- the LOC114077882 gene encoding uncharacterized protein LOC114077882 produces the protein MIYCLFHSALHCTLCLCACERHDAFWMKCTYGEHPWHTRIGNLNIFDARDFGCTAALDAEHYLQEIGALEGFYFPRIMEVNPSPVTPPAETLPSVQISVEHPNLATSIQYGVSSLPVSSHFCIINVAPGCVHWS